In Primulina huaijiensis isolate GDHJ02 chromosome 6, ASM1229523v2, whole genome shotgun sequence, a single window of DNA contains:
- the LOC140978650 gene encoding probable WRKY transcription factor 29, giving the protein MAKSAAAVMEDWSLQAIVRGSSGDLSKIADMDACDRDYGDNLFFDFNSGGYQSIDHEFFACFPEIFDGERGSRNGLEELYKPFYHVPAQFPFEFQENEQKTGAEDNKRNQESDQLSGANCADGICKSVSPPKHKRRKNQHKRVVIQVSADDIASDKWAWRKYGQKPIKGSPYPRSYYRCSSSKGCLARKQVEQSCADPRMFIITYTAEHSHSQPTRRNSLSGTIRQKFPSSKAPNLPLVKQERDVEPSSPNSTKTQHFSSTDIDFHPRIKQEGKIVRADINDADDFDMSDDLILNGEFFSGLEDFDDFVSELSNSHTSSPQFPVRSCS; this is encoded by the exons ATGGCTAAATCTGCAGCAGCTGTCATGGAAGACTGGAGTTTGCAAGCAATAGTCAGAGGATCAAGTGGTGATTTATCAAAGATTGCTGATATGGATGCATGTGATCGTGATTATGGTGACAATTTGTTTTTCGACTTCAATTCAGGTGGCTATCAGTCGATAGATCATGAGTTTTTCGCTTGTTTTCCTGAAATTTTCGATGGGGAAAGGGGTTCGAGGAATGGATTAGAGGAACTTTACAAGCCATTCTACCATGTTCCTGCACAGTTTCCTtttgaatttcaagaaaatgagCAAAAAACTGGTGCGGAGGACAATAAGAGGAATCAAGAATCTGATCAATTATCGGGGGCTAATTGTGCTGACGGAATTTGTAAATCTGTTTCTCCGCCAAAACACAAAAGAAG GAAGAATCAGCATAAACGAGTGGTGATTCAAGTTTCTGCAGATGATATTGCTTCTGATAAGTGGGCTTGGCGCAAGTATGGCCAAAAACCTATTAAGGGTTCACCATATCCAAG GAGCTATTATAGGTGTAGCAGCTCAAAGGGCTGTTTGGCACGGAAACAAGTGGAGCAAAGCTGTGCAGATCCTCGAATGTTTATCATAACCTACACCGCAGAGCACAGCCACAGCCAGCCTACTCGGAGGAACTCCTTATCCGGAACAATCCGGCAAAAATTCCCATCTTCAAAAGCACCAAACTTGCCTCTTGTTAAGCAAGAAAGAGACGTGGAACCGAGCAGCCCCAATTCGACAAAAACCCAACATTTTTCGTCAACTGACATTGATTTTCATCCAAGAATCAAACAAGAGGGAAAAATAGTTAGGGCAGATATAAATGATGCTGATGATTTCGACATGTCCGATGATTTGATACTGAACGGTGAATTCTTTTCGGgtttagaagattttgatgattttgttTCAGAACTGTCTAATTCTCATACATCTTCTCCACAGTTTCCGGTAAGATCATGTAGCTGA
- the LOC140978709 gene encoding eukaryotic initiation factor 4A-3-like: MIKRGVVLGSPDHVLDTFEKQPLVATSIRFLALDCFDDMIENYHSNELKGILRCRSRKIRLLMISRTDVSGVAEMLDFIGLSDALVIRAYRNPVSVMEGIRHFFVREQKEKPKYHVLLDMLRAFNVPKVIVFRNSNSQVTNLRKKMQASNFEVLEIKGNTLAEERHRRMEELSFKKFLITTDAFASELVDEEVSLVINYDLPVHARQYLHRTGWHGRFSSYVIDFLFSLSCYPVLLIL, translated from the exons ATGATCAAACGAGGGGTCGTACTCGGGTCTCCTGACCACGTTCTGGACACCTTTGAAAAGCAGCCTCTTGTGGCCACGTCAATCAGGTTTTTGGCGCTG GATTGCTTTGATGACATGATTGAAAATTACCATTCAAATGAACTAAAAGGCATACTCAGATGCCGTTCTCGGAAAATCCGGTTGCTCATGATCTCTAGAACTGATGTTTCTGGAGTTGCTGAGATGCTGGATTTCATCGGATTGAGTGACGCTCTGGTCATTCGAGCATATCGTAATCCCGTATCAGTCATGGAG GGCATCCGTCATTTCTTTGTCCGCGAGCAGAAGGAGAAGCCTAAATATCATGTTTTGCTAGACATGCTTCGCGCTTTTAACGTCCCCAAAGTTATTGTATTTCGCAACTCTAACAGTCAG GTTACTAATCTACGAAAAAAGATGCAAGCAAGCAACTTCGAAGTTTTAGAGATTAAAGGAAATACATTAGCAGAGGAGCGTCATCGACGAATGGAAGAATTAAGCTTCAAGAAATTCCTTATCACGACGGATGCTTTTGCGTCCGAACTTGTTGATGAAGAG GTTTCTTTGGTGATCAACTACGATCTTCCCGTCCACGCTCGGCAATACCTTCATCGCACCGGGTGGCACGGGCGCTTTTCTAGCTATGTAATTGATTTCCTTTTTTCTTTGTCTTGCTATCCAGTTTTGTTAATCTTATAG
- the LOC140979658 gene encoding pre-mRNA-splicing factor cwc22-like, whose amino-acid sequence MGRVRRSDSSRREDEKQESRGRHRERSGEKIHLAEYDGKDHNRMWRKCTTRERETLRDEDGDVRMERKKKNMDKRVEESRIMTKNEGDTSPSEANKVGKPDENAGRDIAANSGRSGGVYITPHMLATTMKDIQVKNTIEYQRMTWDEMRKSITWSLNRVTATNIKIIIPELFAVNLIRGKGLFCRSCMECQIFWLHNTDAIAGLVAVVNAKFPEVGDLLLRRIVFQLQRAFKLNDKPQLLAPVKFFGHLVNQRELLAPVKFIAHLVNQRVAHELIALELVTFLLEKPIYENVKVAVGFLTECGSALQDLSPLQFHDIFERLRGIHHGGTILVQLSIEHLFELREAKFQGCPAIRPELDLVEPKDQVTHKVSLLDEIDPEIALDTFNPDAQFAENKKLCEEFNKKCSVTGYESGNC is encoded by the exons ATGGGTAGAGTTCGTCGCAGTGATTCCAGCAGACGCGAGGATGAGAAACAGGAAAGTCGGGGTCGGCATAGGGAGAGATCGGGTGAAAAAATTCATCTTGCCGAGTATGATGGCAAAGATCACAATAGAATGTGGCGAAAGTGCACAACGAGAGAAAGGGAAACGCTGCGTGATGAGGATGGCGATGTACGTATGGAgcggaaaaagaaaaatatggaTAAGAGAGTGGAAGAGAGTCGAATTATGACTAAAAACGAGGGAGACACGAGTCCGAGTGAGGCCAATAAAGTGGGAAAGCCCGATGAGAATGCGGGCAGGGACATAGCTGCTAATTCAGGGAGGAGTGGAGGAGTTTACATAACACCACATATGTTGGCCACAACGATGAAGGATATTCAAGTTAAAAACACCATTGAATATCAGAGAATGACTTGGGATGAAATGAGGAAGAGTATCACGTGGTCGTTGAATAGAGTGACTGCTACTAATATTAAGATTATCATTCCGGAGTTGTTTGCTGTGAATCTGATACGAGGGAAGGGTTTATTCTGTCGTTCATGCATGGAGTGTCAAATTTTTTGGCTACACAACACAGATGCGATTGCTGGATTGGTTGCTGTTGTTAATGCCAAGTTCCCTGAAGTTGGTGATCTTTTGTTGAGGAGGATTGTTTTTCAGCTACAGAGGGCATTTAAGCTCAATGATAAG CCACAACTTCTCGCTCCAGTCAAATTTTTTGGTCACCTGGTCAACCAGCGAGAACTTCTCGCTCCAGTCAAATTTATTGCTCACCTGGTCAACCAGCGAGTAGCCCACGAGCTTATCGCTCTTGAGCTGGTAACATTTCTGTTGGAAAAACCTATCTATGAAAATGTTAAAGTGGCTGTTGGATTCCTTACTGAGTGTGGTTCTGCGCTGCAAGACCTTTCTCCTCTACAATTCCATG ACATATTTGAGCGATTACGAGGTATTCATCATGGAGGAACTATATTGGTCCAGCTCTCTATTGAGCATCTTTTTGAGTTGCGAGAGGCAAAGTTTCAG GGGTGCCCAGCCATTCGACCAGAGTTGGATCTGGTGGAGCCGAAAGATCAAGTCACACACAAAGTCTCCCTTCTGGATGAAATTGATCCCGAGATTGCTTTAG ACACCTTCAATCCGGATGCCCAATTCGCAGAGAACAAGAAGCTTTGTGAAGAATTTAACAAGAAATGCTCGGTGACTGGTTACGAATCTGGCAATTGCTAA